From Zingiber officinale cultivar Zhangliang chromosome 5B, Zo_v1.1, whole genome shotgun sequence, the proteins below share one genomic window:
- the LOC121985865 gene encoding probable tRNA N6-adenosine threonylcarbamoyltransferase, mitochondrial isoform X1 — MISFRPFFAGVVAAQPSSLPSSPPSSASPKWRLLHSASPFREWWQTSKPSVRLSNKDSTRMFSTVPSAPPFAARKSSRLGSARDDVVMLGIETSCDDTAAAVVRSNGKILSQVVSSQADLLSRYGGVAPKMAEEAHSLVIDQVVRQALDNANLTENDLSAVAVTIGPGLSLCLRVGVQKARRIAGQFSLPIVGVHHMEAHALVARLIEKNLQFPFLALLISGGHNLLILAHELGHYLQLGTTIDDAIGEAYDKTARWLGLDMRKGGGPALEELAMEGDPNSINFSIPMKQHKDCNFSYAGLKTQVRLAMESRKISPGSDPISLTNSEGRRSRADIAASFQRVAVLHLEERCQRAIEWALKIEPSIKYLVVSGGVASNKYVRARLNHVVENNNLQLVCPPPSLCTDNGVMIAWTGIEHFLSGRFDPPPPDNEPEDAMFELRPRWPLGEEYLQGKSEARSMKKARMYPSLTSMIQDSLQQQS; from the exons aTGATATCTTTTCGGCCATTCTTCGCCGGCGTCGTTGCGGCGCAGCCATCGTCCCTCCCTTCGTCGCCTCCTTCGTCCGCTTCACCAAAATGGCGTCTTTT ACATTCGGCTTCCCCCTTCAGAGAATGGTGGCAAACCTCCAAACCCTCAGTCCGTCTCAGTAACAAAGACTCTACCAGGATGTTCTCTACTGTGCCTTCAGCTCCACCTTTCGCCGCTCGAAAATCCTCCCGACTCGGTTCCGCGAGGGACGATGTTGTCATGCTTGGCATCGAGACGAGCTGTGATGACACTGCAGCCGCTGTT GTCAGAAGCAACGGGAAAATCCTTAGTCAAGTCGTGTCGTCCCAG GCAGATCTGCTTTCACGTTATGGAGGAGTTGCACCCAAAATGGCTGAAGAAGCACATTCACTAGTTATAGACCAG GTTGTTCGACAGGCACTTGATAATGCAAATTTGACTGAAAATGACCTTTCTGCAGTTGCTGTAACAATTGGGCCAGGTTTAAGTCTTTGTTTAAGGG TCGGTGTGCAGAAAGCTCGAAGGATAGCTGGACAATTCAGTTTGCCTATTGTTGGTGTCCATCACATGGAAGCTCATGCTCTGGTTGCTAG GCTCATTGAGAAGAATCTTCAGTTTCCATTCCTAGCACTTCTTATTTCTG GAGGACATAATCTACTCATTCTTGCACACGAGCTTGGTCATTATCTTCAACTTGGTACAACAATTGATGATGCAATTGGTGAGGCATATGATAAGACAGCAAGATGGCTTGGGCTTGATATGAGAAAAGGTGGTGGCCCTGCTTTGGAAGAGCTCGCAATGGAAGGTGATCCAAACTCCATAAATTTTTCA ATTCCTATGAAGCAGCATAAGGATTGCAATTTCTCATATGCTGGTCTGAAGACACAAGTTAGACTTGCTATGGAGTCAAGAAAGAT TAGCCCAGGGAGTGATCCTATTTCATTGACAAATTCAGAGGGCAGAAGATCACGAGCAGATATTGCTGCCTCTTTCCAG AGAGTTGCTGTATTACATCTGGAGGAAAGATGTCAACGAGCAATTGAATGGGCATTGAAGATTGAGCCTTCTATTAAGTATCTG GTGGTTTCAGGAGGAGTTGCATCAAATAAGTATGTCAGAGCTCGTCTGAACCATGTTGTAGAGAATAATAACTTACAACTTGTTTGCCCTCCTCCAAGCCTATGCACGGACAATG GTGTGATGATTGCTTGGACTGGTATAGAGCATTTCCTTTCAGGAAGATTTGATCCTCCACCACCTGACAACGAGCCTGAAGATGCCATG TTTGAGTTGCGTCCGAGGTGGCCCTTAGGTGAAGAGTACTTGCAAGGAAAAAGTGAAGCCCGTTCCATGAAGAAAGCGCGTATGTATCCATCACTCACATCAATGATTCAAGATTCACTTCAGCAACAATCGTAG
- the LOC121985863 gene encoding protein FAR1-RELATED SEQUENCE 6-like translates to METDTVIEGEIIQAKELVVEDDIVEGNNDKVELDGQLPLVAGGDDGIPHVGMVFSSYGEAVTFYKRYAMRTGFGVTIKKSSFTTYGLCRRLVLVCSKEGKAQTKACYHQSRPSTKTNCEAVFIAKLWGDGLLHVVEAKLEHNHELNPSEAHLYRCYKNMSSGATKDLAVRAAGREHLPYVGMEFLNSIDDGQMKLVEGDKDAISQFFARMQIKYPNFFYMMDLDMEGQLRNVFWADSRSRSAYHCFGDVIYFDSTYLKDEYKIPLVLFIGSNNHGQQVLLGSGLLADETPRNYLWLFKAWLTCMLEHPPNAIITDQSKTIQNVIAKILPDVRHRICLFDIIRSIPEKLREHTEWKTIHKAMTDVIYSSLKVDEFEEGWRNLTKTYGLEANEWLNSLYENRKLWAPVYMKDMFWAGLSTTVDEKGVSPFFEGFIYPETSLQQFLENYDMFLRTKYELEAKADFDSFHKSHITVSDSPMEQQLSEIYTLSMFETFQNELKATLYCQVSLVKVDGSITTFEVRECSYTGSVERDHDKYYEVLYHVDEFQVQCICGFFQSTGILCRHALSVLNLQQVYEVPPQYILSRWRKDFKLLNALERSSKDFYGNRSVEQYDSLSLCCLQLVEAGMVSDEKYQLALKLIKEVERSLLDDNIFQDLHSRLVSSVTRLTGSDENHAASQTGIIDGDKSSNSVSAKRRGRPPKKRKEYEVELVNDSNGKKDPLRTSTEGHQSNLFQSSSTAAQFSTHDRAHGMIDIMEEVSQNDLGFGAHYGLQTNRQHPLGNQLQSGPTLQSHFGQQNLGDPSRMHWHIQQMLQENQTPFGRRNG, encoded by the exons ATGGAAACTGATACGGTCATTGAAGGAGAAATCATTCAGGCCAAAGAACTTGTTGTTGAGGATGATATTGTTGAGGGGAATAATGATAAGGTTGAACTTGATGGTCAATTACCGTTAGTGGCTGGAGGAGATGATGGCATACCTCATGTTGGGATGGTGTTCAGCTCCTACGGGGAAGCTGTCACTTTCTATAAACGATATGCAATGCGGACAGGATTTGGTGTTACTATAAAAAAGTCATCTTTTACAACTTATGGACTTTGCCGACGGCTTGTACTTGTGTGCAGCAAAGAGGGCAAGGCACAAACGAAAGCATGCTACCACCAATCTAGGCCATCAACGAAGACAAATTGTGAAGCTGTGTTTATAGCCAAGTTATGGGGCGATGGCTTGTTGCATGTAGTTGAAGCTAAACTTGAACACAACCATGAACTTAATCCGTCAGAGGCTCACCTCTATAGATGCTATAAGAATATGTCCAGTGGAGCAACTAAAGATCTTGCTGTCCGAGCGGCAGGACGTGAGCACTTACCATACGTTGGCATGGAATTTTTAAATTCTATTGATGATGGGCAAATGAAGCTTGTGGAAGGTGACAAGGATGCCATCTCTCAGTTTTTTGCACGAATGCAGATCAAATATCCAAATTTCTTTTACATGATGGATCTTGACATGGAAGGTCAATTAAGGAATGTGTTTTGGGCTGATTCTAGGTCAAGATCAGCATATCATTGTTTTGGTGATGTTATTTACTTTGATTCAACATATTTAAAAGACGAATACAAGATTCCTCTTGTTCTATTTATTGGATCAAACAATCATGGTCAACAGGTGTTATTAGGCTCTGGTTTGCTTGCAGATGAAACACCTAGAAACTACTTGTGGTTATTTAAGGCCTGGCTGACATGTATGTTGGAGCACCCTCCAAATGCTATCATCACTGATCAATCTAAAACTATTCAAAATGTGATTGCTAAAATATTACCAGATGTCCGCCATCGCATTTGTCTCTTTGATATAATTAGAAGTATTCCTGAGAAGTTAAGGGAACACACAGAATGGAAGACAATTCATAAGGCCATGACCGATGTAATATACAGTTCGTTAAAAGTTGACGAGTTTGAAGAAGGCTGGAGAAACCTGACTAAAACATATGGACTTGAGGCTAATGAATGGTTGAACTCCTTATATGAAAATCGGAAACTATGGGCACCTGTTTATATGAAGGATATGTTTTGGGCGGGGTTGTCCACTACAGTCGATGAAAAGGGTGTAAGTCCTTTTTTTGAAGGGTTCATTTATCCTGAAACTTCTTTGCAGCAATTTTTAGAAAACTATGACATGTTTCTGCGAACGAAATATGAGTTGGAAGCAAAAGCAGATTTTGATTCATTCCACAAGAGTCACATTACAGTATCAGATTCTCCTATGGAACAACAGCTTTCTGAAATATATACACTTAGCATGTTTGAAACTTTTCAGAATGAATTAAAGGCAACTCTTTATTGTCAGGTTTCACTTGTAAAGGTAGATGGCTCTATAACTACATTTGAAGTACGGGAATGCTCCTACACTGGAAGTGTCGAAAGAGACCATGACAAGTATTATGAGGTGCTGTATCATGTTGATGAATTTCAGGTGCAATGTATATGCGGCTTCTTCCAGTCCACAGGGATCTTATGCAGACATGCATTGTCAGTTCTAAATCTGCAACAAGTGTATGAGGTTCCACCTCAATACATCCTTAGTCGTTGGAGAAAGGATTTCAAACTTTTGAATGCTTTGGAGCGTTCCTCAAAAGATTTTTATGGCAATAGATCAGTTGAGCAGTATGATTCTCTCTCTTTGTGTTGCCTTCAACTTGTTGAAGCTGGTATGGTGTCCGATGAGAAGTACCAACTTGCTTTGAAGTTAATTAAAGAAGTGGAAAGATCTCTGTTAGATGATAACATATTTCAGGATTTGCACAGTAGGCTTGTGTCTTCTGTTACTAGGTTGACTGGAAGTGATGAGAATCATGCAGCATCACAGACTGGCATCATTGATGGTGACAAATCTTCTAATTCTGTTTCTGCTAAGCGAAGAGGACGCCCTCCCAAGAAAAGGAAGGAGTATGAGGTGGAACTAGTTAATGACTCAAATGGCAAAAAG GACCCTTTGAGAACATCAACTGAGGGGCACCAGAGCAATTTGTTTCAATCTTCATCAACAGCTGCCCAATTCAGCACTCATGATAGGGCACATGGAATGATTGATATAATG GAAGAAGTTAGCCAAAATGACTTGGGATTTGGTGCCCATTATGGACTACAAACAAACCGTCAGCATCCTCTTGGCAATCAGCTGCAGTCTGGTCCTACATTGCAG AGTCATTTTGGACAGCAAAATCTTGGAGATCCATCGAGAATGCATTGGCATATCCAACAAATGTTGCAG GAAAACCAAACACCATTTGGTAGGAGGAACGGGTAG
- the LOC121985865 gene encoding probable tRNA N6-adenosine threonylcarbamoyltransferase, mitochondrial isoform X2 — MAEEAHSLVIDQVVRQALDNANLTENDLSAVAVTIGPGLSLCLRVGVQKARRIAGQFSLPIVGVHHMEAHALVARLIEKNLQFPFLALLISGGHNLLILAHELGHYLQLGTTIDDAIGEAYDKTARWLGLDMRKGGGPALEELAMEGDPNSINFSIPMKQHKDCNFSYAGLKTQVRLAMESRKISPGSDPISLTNSEGRRSRADIAASFQRVAVLHLEERCQRAIEWALKIEPSIKYLVVSGGVASNKYVRARLNHVVENNNLQLVCPPPSLCTDNGVMIAWTGIEHFLSGRFDPPPPDNEPEDAMFELRPRWPLGEEYLQGKSEARSMKKARMYPSLTSMIQDSLQQQS; from the exons ATGGCTGAAGAAGCACATTCACTAGTTATAGACCAG GTTGTTCGACAGGCACTTGATAATGCAAATTTGACTGAAAATGACCTTTCTGCAGTTGCTGTAACAATTGGGCCAGGTTTAAGTCTTTGTTTAAGGG TCGGTGTGCAGAAAGCTCGAAGGATAGCTGGACAATTCAGTTTGCCTATTGTTGGTGTCCATCACATGGAAGCTCATGCTCTGGTTGCTAG GCTCATTGAGAAGAATCTTCAGTTTCCATTCCTAGCACTTCTTATTTCTG GAGGACATAATCTACTCATTCTTGCACACGAGCTTGGTCATTATCTTCAACTTGGTACAACAATTGATGATGCAATTGGTGAGGCATATGATAAGACAGCAAGATGGCTTGGGCTTGATATGAGAAAAGGTGGTGGCCCTGCTTTGGAAGAGCTCGCAATGGAAGGTGATCCAAACTCCATAAATTTTTCA ATTCCTATGAAGCAGCATAAGGATTGCAATTTCTCATATGCTGGTCTGAAGACACAAGTTAGACTTGCTATGGAGTCAAGAAAGAT TAGCCCAGGGAGTGATCCTATTTCATTGACAAATTCAGAGGGCAGAAGATCACGAGCAGATATTGCTGCCTCTTTCCAG AGAGTTGCTGTATTACATCTGGAGGAAAGATGTCAACGAGCAATTGAATGGGCATTGAAGATTGAGCCTTCTATTAAGTATCTG GTGGTTTCAGGAGGAGTTGCATCAAATAAGTATGTCAGAGCTCGTCTGAACCATGTTGTAGAGAATAATAACTTACAACTTGTTTGCCCTCCTCCAAGCCTATGCACGGACAATG GTGTGATGATTGCTTGGACTGGTATAGAGCATTTCCTTTCAGGAAGATTTGATCCTCCACCACCTGACAACGAGCCTGAAGATGCCATG TTTGAGTTGCGTCCGAGGTGGCCCTTAGGTGAAGAGTACTTGCAAGGAAAAAGTGAAGCCCGTTCCATGAAGAAAGCGCGTATGTATCCATCACTCACATCAATGATTCAAGATTCACTTCAGCAACAATCGTAG
- the LOC121985867 gene encoding uncharacterized protein LOC121985867: MSAISFGLAATAILVSMFLVMALVEHLIIPRMSLLRSRNTARESPPEVRLSPAPVQSHEKAGSSLAVGGNPHARDVFVVMPGEEHPTFLAQLAPLPSPREGSRWPPSHYASSAACM; encoded by the exons ATGAGCGCCATCTCCTTTGGCTTAGCAGCCACTGCAATCTTGGTCTCCATGTTCCTCGTCATGGCGCTGGTCGAGCATCTCATCATACCGAGAATGTCCCTGCTCCGGTCGCGGAACACTGCGCGGGAATCTCCGCCGGAGGTCCGCCTGTCGCCGGCTCCGGTTCAGTCGCACGAGAAGGCTGGGAGTTCGCTGGCT GTCGGCGGCAATCCGCATGCGCGCGACGTGTTCGTGGTAATGCCGGGCGAGGAGCATCCCACCTTCCTGGCTCAGCTCGCACCTCTTCCTTCGCCGAGAGAGGGATCGAGGTGGCCGCCTTCGCACTATGCTTCTTCAGCAGCCTGCATGTAA